In the genome of Nocardioides seonyuensis, one region contains:
- a CDS encoding nuclear transport factor 2 family protein, protein MSSDRVASLRALYESFNERDLDAVLAAMAPDVDWPNGWEGGRLLGREEVRKYWVRQWQAIRPTMIVRNIAERPDGTVEARVRLVVRDPAGSVLERSEVTHVFELVGPHVRRMTVEQ, encoded by the coding sequence ATGAGCAGTGACCGCGTGGCCAGCCTGCGAGCCCTCTACGAGTCGTTCAACGAGCGCGACCTCGACGCTGTCCTCGCGGCCATGGCGCCCGACGTCGACTGGCCCAACGGCTGGGAAGGAGGGCGCCTTCTCGGGCGTGAGGAGGTGCGGAAGTACTGGGTGCGCCAGTGGCAGGCGATCCGGCCGACCATGATCGTGCGGAACATTGCTGAGCGCCCAGACGGGACGGTGGAGGCACGCGTCCGGCTGGTCGTCAGGGACCCTGCCGGGAGTGTGCTGGAGCGCTCGGAGGTGACGCACGTCTTCGAGCTCGTGGGACCTCATGTCCGCCGCATGACGGTCGAGCAGTGA
- a CDS encoding trypsin-like serine protease has protein sequence MPRRLLLTLFMALSVVLGGFLTGPSAMAITNGTYDGDQHPNVGGLVSPTQYSDGTWLYCSGTLISSTVFLTAAHCAEDGERVGVTFDSDYEDGDTVHHGTFHADPLYPGNQSNSHDIAVVVLDEAVEGIEPARLPEAGSLSALPKDQRFTSVGYGAYEVTNEPGGHRYLYDDRRMVSSGELNAINKTWLRISMNKNTGDGGTCYGDSGGPNFLGSTDIVAAITITGDAICRATNVDYRLDTESARAFLGEFVELP, from the coding sequence ATGCCACGTCGCCTGCTGCTCACCCTCTTCATGGCCCTCAGCGTCGTGCTGGGCGGCTTCCTCACTGGTCCGTCCGCGATGGCCATCACCAACGGCACCTACGACGGCGACCAGCACCCCAACGTGGGCGGCCTCGTGTCCCCGACGCAGTACTCCGACGGCACCTGGCTCTACTGCTCCGGCACCTTGATCTCGTCGACGGTGTTCCTCACGGCGGCCCACTGCGCCGAGGACGGCGAGCGCGTCGGCGTGACCTTCGACAGCGACTACGAGGACGGCGACACCGTCCACCACGGCACCTTCCACGCCGACCCGCTCTACCCCGGCAACCAGAGCAACAGCCACGACATCGCCGTGGTAGTCCTCGACGAGGCGGTCGAGGGCATCGAGCCGGCGCGGCTGCCCGAAGCAGGGTCGCTCTCCGCGCTCCCCAAGGACCAGCGCTTCACCTCCGTGGGCTACGGCGCCTACGAGGTGACCAACGAGCCCGGCGGCCACCGCTACCTCTACGACGACCGCCGGATGGTGTCCTCAGGCGAGCTCAACGCGATCAACAAGACGTGGCTGCGCATCTCCATGAACAAGAACACCGGCGACGGAGGCACCTGCTACGGCGACTCCGGTGGCCCGAACTTCCTCGGCTCGACCGACATCGTCGCGGCGATCACGATCACCGGCGACGCCATCTGCCGGGCCACCAACGTCGACTACCGTCTCGACACCGAGTCTGCGCGGGCGTTCCTCGGCGAGTTCGTCGAGCTCCCCTGA